The Cylindrospermopsis curvispora GIHE-G1 genome contains a region encoding:
- the glpX gene encoding class II fructose-bisphosphatase, whose protein sequence is MENTIGLEIIEVVEQAAIASAKWMGKGEKNTADQVAVEAMRERMNKIYMRGRIVIGEGERDDAPMLYIGEEVGICANPDNAISCSPDELMEIDIAVDPCEGTNLVAYGQPGSMAVLAISERGGLFAAPDFYMKKLAAPPAAKGKVDINKSATENLKILSECLGRSIEELVVVVMKRERHNDLIKEIREAGARVQLISDGDVGAALSCGFAGTNIHALMGIGAAPEGVISAAAMRALGGHFQGQLIYDPAVVKTGLIGESKESNLERLSSMGINEPDKVYDAHELASGQTVLFAACGITSGNLMQGVRFFHGGARTQSLVISTQSKTARFVDTIHMFEQPKVVQLH, encoded by the coding sequence GTGGAAAATACAATTGGTTTAGAAATTATTGAGGTTGTCGAACAAGCTGCGATCGCCTCTGCAAAGTGGATGGGTAAGGGTGAAAAGAACACTGCTGACCAGGTAGCAGTAGAAGCTATGCGCGAACGGATGAATAAAATCTATATGCGCGGTCGCATTGTAATTGGTGAGGGGGAACGTGATGACGCGCCTATGCTTTACATCGGTGAAGAAGTGGGAATTTGTGCTAATCCAGACAATGCTATCTCCTGTAGCCCTGATGAGTTAATGGAAATTGATATTGCTGTTGACCCCTGCGAAGGTACTAATCTGGTAGCTTATGGACAACCAGGTTCCATGGCAGTTTTAGCAATTTCTGAACGAGGTGGTCTCTTTGCTGCTCCTGACTTCTATATGAAGAAGTTGGCCGCACCCCCAGCAGCTAAGGGTAAGGTTGATATCAATAAGTCAGCTACTGAAAACCTTAAGATTCTGTCTGAATGCTTGGGCCGATCTATTGAGGAACTGGTGGTCGTTGTTATGAAGCGCGAGCGCCACAATGATTTAATTAAGGAGATCCGTGAAGCTGGTGCAAGAGTTCAATTGATCTCTGATGGTGATGTGGGTGCAGCTTTGTCTTGCGGTTTTGCTGGTACTAATATCCACGCTCTCATGGGTATTGGTGCAGCTCCTGAAGGTGTAATTTCTGCTGCTGCTATGCGCGCCCTGGGTGGTCACTTCCAAGGTCAGTTAATTTACGACCCCGCAGTGGTTAAAACTGGTTTGATTGGCGAAAGTAAGGAGTCTAATTTAGAAAGACTTTCCTCTATGGGTATTAATGAACCAGATAAAGTTTATGATGCTCATGAATTGGCATCTGGTCAAACTGTCTTGTTTGCAGCTTGTGGTATTACTAGTGGTAATTTGATGCAAGGTGTGCGGTTCTTCCACGGTGGTGCAAGAACTCAAAGTTTGGTCATCTCTACTCAGTCTAAGACTGCTCGCTTTGTAGATACTATTCACATGTTTGAACAACCTAAAGTTGTACAACTGCACTAA
- a CDS encoding MBL fold metallo-hydrolase, which yields MLFRQLFDRESSTYTYLIADEQTKAAVLVDPVVEQVERDLQVIEELGLTLQYCLETHIHADHITGTGKLRERTGCLGIVPANSFVSCADKQMEDGEILTLGEINVLAIGTPGHTDSHLAFLVNQEKLFTGDSLLIRGCGRTDFQSGSAETLFDIVTEKLFTLPDEIEVYPGHDYRGFTVSTIGEERKYNPRFKGYNRETFVKLMNELKLPNPQKMMAAVPANQLCGKAV from the coding sequence ATGTTATTTAGACAACTTTTTGACAGAGAATCTAGCACATATACATACTTAATTGCTGACGAGCAGACAAAAGCGGCCGTGCTAGTGGATCCTGTGGTGGAGCAAGTAGAAAGGGACTTACAGGTAATTGAGGAACTAGGTTTAACATTACAGTATTGCTTAGAAACTCATATTCATGCTGATCATATCACAGGTACAGGCAAACTGCGGGAGCGAACAGGGTGTTTGGGGATTGTACCTGCTAATTCTTTCGTCAGTTGTGCGGACAAACAGATGGAAGATGGGGAAATATTAACCCTGGGGGAGATTAATGTTTTAGCGATTGGGACACCGGGACATACGGACAGTCATTTAGCTTTTTTAGTCAATCAAGAGAAGTTGTTTACTGGGGATTCATTATTAATTAGAGGTTGCGGGAGAACTGATTTTCAAAGTGGAAGTGCGGAAACTCTATTTGACATTGTCACCGAAAAATTGTTTACACTTCCGGACGAAATAGAAGTTTATCCAGGACATGATTATAGAGGTTTTACAGTTTCTACTATCGGTGAAGAAAGAAAATATAACCCTCGGTTTAAGGGATATAATCGGGAGACATTTGTCAAACTAATGAATGAATTGAAGTTGCCAAATCCTCAGAAAATGATGGCAGCAGTTCCTGCGAATCAACTTTGCGGTAAGGCGGTTTAA
- the grxD gene encoding Grx4 family monothiol glutaredoxin, translating to MTVENPTEITATIDKLVKENKIMVFMKGTKLMPQCGFSNNVVQILNTLGVPFETFDVLSDYNVRQGIKEYSNWPTIPQVYINGEFVGGSDILIELYQKGELQQKVEVALAS from the coding sequence ATGACAGTAGAAAACCCAACAGAAATTACAGCAACAATTGATAAATTAGTCAAAGAAAACAAAATAATGGTTTTCATGAAAGGAACTAAATTAATGCCTCAATGTGGTTTCTCTAATAATGTTGTACAAATTCTCAACACTTTAGGAGTCCCCTTTGAGACCTTTGATGTTCTTTCTGACTATAACGTTCGTCAAGGTATTAAGGAATATTCCAACTGGCCCACAATTCCCCAGGTTTACATTAATGGGGAATTTGTTGGTGGGTCTGATATTTTGATTGAACTATATCAAAAAGGTGAATTACAGCAAAAAGTTGAAGTAGCATTAGCTTCTTAA
- a CDS encoding sulfite exporter TauE/SafE family protein, translating to MMWILGHILATGIGISLGLIGGGGSVLALPVLVYVMGVPTKSAIAMTLIIVGTVSLIGLIPHWKNRNINFRKAFIFGSATMLGAFLGAKIAGLPFITDNLQMLLFAIVMLIAAFLMIRRSRQNPDKSSVKYQKDLQARKDRSFDLDRGYPPQDEDICQDDVYEHIYQPPVCKYCWLWLLTEGLGVGTLTGLIGVGGGFAIVPALVILGKTPMKEAIGTSLLILVANAMAGFLGYLGRVNLDWNLIGSFILAASLGSFFGGYLSGFIDGRKLQKYFGYFLIAVAAFVLFQNQTAATGKKTATGLVKSAGISPYYKEALTKL from the coding sequence ATGATGTGGATCTTAGGACATATTTTGGCGACTGGAATAGGTATTAGCTTAGGGTTAATAGGTGGTGGTGGTTCAGTTTTAGCCCTACCGGTTTTAGTGTATGTGATGGGGGTGCCAACCAAGTCAGCAATTGCCATGACCTTAATCATTGTTGGTACGGTCAGCTTGATTGGATTAATTCCTCACTGGAAAAATCGAAATATCAATTTTCGTAAGGCGTTTATTTTTGGCTCCGCTACCATGTTAGGTGCTTTTTTAGGTGCTAAAATTGCAGGTTTACCATTTATTACTGACAATTTACAAATGCTGCTTTTTGCAATTGTGATGTTGATAGCAGCATTCCTTATGATCAGAAGAAGTAGGCAAAATCCAGATAAATCATCCGTAAAATACCAAAAGGATTTACAAGCAAGAAAGGATAGATCTTTCGATTTAGATCGGGGTTATCCACCACAGGATGAAGATATTTGTCAAGATGATGTTTACGAGCATATTTACCAACCCCCAGTTTGCAAGTATTGCTGGTTATGGTTGTTAACCGAGGGGTTGGGAGTGGGAACATTAACTGGGTTGATAGGGGTTGGAGGCGGTTTTGCCATTGTTCCTGCTTTAGTAATTTTAGGTAAAACACCCATGAAAGAAGCCATTGGTACTTCTTTGTTAATTTTAGTAGCTAATGCAATGGCAGGTTTTTTGGGTTATTTGGGACGTGTGAATTTGGATTGGAATTTAATAGGTAGTTTTATTCTTGCTGCTAGTTTAGGTAGCTTTTTTGGTGGTTATCTGTCTGGGTTCATTGATGGAAGAAAATTACAGAAGTATTTTGGTTATTTTTTAATAGCTGTTGCTGCTTTTGTACTGTTTCAAAATCAGACTGCTGCTACAGGTAAAAAAACTGCCACTGGTCTGGTGAAAAGTGCAGGTATTTCTCCATATTACAAAGAAGCACTTACCAAACTATAA
- a CDS encoding MFS transporter, with product MKAIYTQQEEVQNPHRWLTVLGIGIGVFIFALDVYIVNLALPVMIQSHSLGIASGFLSLSRILGQTVGVPLVGAIFSFTTITSADLSFSIDVTNAPVEALVFGTQITFRAVAGLLLISTMLVICFWWLNKNFANGFPLRLKRGIKEDI from the coding sequence ATGAAAGCGATTTACACCCAGCAAGAAGAAGTTCAAAATCCCCACAGGTGGTTAACAGTTCTAGGTATTGGAATTGGGGTGTTCATTTTTGCCCTAGATGTTTATATCGTCAATTTGGCTTTACCTGTGATGATTCAATCACATAGCTTGGGTATTGCTTCTGGTTTTTTATCCTTATCCAGGATTTTAGGACAAACGGTAGGAGTTCCCCTGGTGGGAGCCATATTCTCTTTTACGACTATTACCAGTGCTGATCTTAGTTTTAGTATAGATGTGACGAATGCACCAGTTGAAGCTCTAGTTTTTGGCACACAAATTACCTTTAGAGCTGTAGCTGGTCTGTTATTGATATCTACAATGTTGGTAATTTGTTTTTGGTGGCTCAATAAAAACTTTGCCAACGGGTTCCCCCTTAGATTAAAAAGGGGGATTAAAGAGGATATTTAA
- the tadA gene encoding tRNA adenosine(34) deaminase TadA gives MSEALKLAKIAGDAGEVPVGCVIVNPQGDLIGQGENRKQRDQDPTAHAEIIAIRSAARTLQNWHLDQCTLYVTLEPCPMCAGAIIHARLQTLVYAVDDPKTGAIRTVINIPGSPASNHRLQVIGGMLESASREQLQSWFIYQRSQKTQKSAYGSNGNKS, from the coding sequence ATGAGTGAAGCTCTCAAACTAGCAAAGATTGCGGGTGATGCGGGGGAAGTACCTGTGGGATGTGTAATTGTGAATCCCCAGGGTGATTTAATTGGTCAGGGGGAAAATCGCAAACAACGAGATCAAGATCCTACCGCCCATGCAGAAATTATTGCCATTCGTTCAGCAGCAAGAACCTTACAAAATTGGCATCTAGATCAATGTACACTTTATGTCACCCTGGAGCCATGTCCTATGTGCGCTGGTGCTATCATTCACGCAAGATTACAGACTTTAGTCTACGCAGTAGACGATCCTAAAACTGGTGCCATTCGTACTGTTATTAACATCCCTGGTAGTCCTGCATCCAATCACCGTTTACAAGTTATTGGAGGTATGCTGGAATCCGCTTCCCGTGAACAATTACAGTCTTGGTTCATATATCAAAGATCCCAAAAAACTCAAAAATCTGCTTACGGATCAAATGGTAATAAGTCATAG
- a CDS encoding ArsR/SmtB family transcription factor, giving the protein MSDMYPEALIHVAEYFKVLSEVSRLQVLCCLKTGGKNVTQVIAETGLGQANVSKHLKILTQAGIVKRRPEGVMVIYEIVDPILFQLCDLVCDRLQVRLEEQTRELQDLRL; this is encoded by the coding sequence ATGTCAGATATGTATCCAGAAGCTCTAATCCATGTTGCAGAATATTTCAAAGTGTTGTCGGAGGTAAGTCGATTACAGGTTTTGTGCTGTTTGAAGACAGGAGGAAAAAATGTCACCCAGGTAATAGCAGAAACCGGTCTAGGTCAAGCGAATGTGTCTAAACACCTGAAGATTCTGACCCAAGCAGGTATTGTAAAAAGAAGACCTGAAGGGGTGATGGTGATTTATGAGATTGTGGATCCCATATTGTTTCAACTGTGCGATTTAGTGTGCGATCGCTTGCAGGTTAGATTAGAAGAGCAGACCAGGGAGTTACAGGATCTTAGATTGTAA
- a CDS encoding tetratricopeptide repeat protein: MNLKTIYLFSIIFFGLSLPVQSQVVQSPNKPVQTKPNDKQPSPTPSKSENTNILSITGGDRLMKEGQEAVSGKNYTLAVKKLQEARQIYNQLSTFYQDLNASFSGIDFSISDSHRKKALETAQKRDEATYQLALVHRSLNQPDLAIPLLIQVIKSQNPTWELGKKAYQQLWELGFVDTPYPGKTDNPGK, from the coding sequence ATGAACCTCAAAACTATTTACTTATTCTCAATAATATTTTTTGGTCTGTCCTTACCCGTCCAATCTCAGGTAGTCCAGTCACCAAATAAACCAGTACAAACTAAACCTAATGATAAGCAACCCAGTCCAACCCCAAGCAAGAGCGAAAATACCAATATATTAAGTATCACAGGGGGCGATCGCCTGATGAAGGAGGGACAGGAAGCGGTGTCTGGCAAAAACTATACTCTAGCGGTCAAAAAACTCCAGGAAGCGCGTCAAATATATAATCAGCTATCTACTTTTTACCAAGATTTAAATGCCAGTTTTTCTGGAATTGATTTTAGCATCTCTGATTCCCACCGCAAAAAGGCCCTAGAAACAGCCCAAAAACGAGATGAAGCAACTTATCAGTTAGCATTGGTACATCGTTCATTAAACCAACCTGATTTGGCCATACCTCTTTTAATTCAAGTCATTAAAAGTCAAAACCCTACCTGGGAACTAGGCAAAAAGGCTTATCAACAACTGTGGGAACTAGGTTTTGTCGACACACCTTATCCTGGAAAGACAGACAATCCAGGAAAGTAG
- a CDS encoding glutamyl-tRNA reductase: MNIAVVGLSHKTAPVEVREKLSIPEPQTESAIAHLLNYPHIDEVAILSTCNRLEIYVVSSDIPQGVREVTQFLAEHSKLPVGSLRQHLFTLIHTDAVTHILRVAAGLDSLVLGEGQILAQVKNTHKLGQQYNGVKTILNRLFKQALTAGKRVRSETSIGTGAVSISSAAVELAQIKVENLELYRVLIVGAGKMSRLLVQHLISKGASHISIVNRSRERAAELAKQFPEVTIHIHLLPEMMSVISHSDLVFTSTSSTEPIINRSKLEMVLDPNHSLMLFDISVPRNVDSDVNCLNNVQVFNVDDLKAVVAQNYESRRKMAQEAEKILDEEVESFDIWWRSLETVSTISSLRNKIEHIREQELQKALSRLGSEFGEKHQEVIEALTRGIVNKILHDPMVQLRSQQDIEARRNCMRTLQMLFNLDTEEQFS, from the coding sequence ATGAATATTGCAGTAGTGGGGTTAAGTCACAAAACAGCCCCAGTTGAAGTAAGAGAAAAATTAAGTATTCCTGAACCCCAAACCGAAAGTGCGATCGCTCACTTGCTCAACTATCCTCACATTGATGAGGTGGCTATCCTCAGTACCTGTAACCGGTTAGAAATTTATGTTGTCAGCAGCGATATCCCCCAGGGAGTTCGGGAAGTGACACAGTTTCTCGCTGAGCATAGCAAACTACCTGTAGGTTCTTTACGTCAACATCTGTTTACTCTCATCCATACCGATGCTGTAACTCATATCCTGCGAGTTGCTGCTGGTTTGGATAGTCTAGTTCTTGGAGAAGGACAAATTCTGGCTCAGGTGAAAAATACTCACAAACTGGGACAGCAATACAATGGTGTAAAAACAATTTTAAATCGTTTATTTAAACAAGCTTTAACTGCTGGTAAAAGAGTTCGTTCTGAAACGAGTATTGGCACTGGAGCGGTCTCTATTAGTTCAGCAGCTGTAGAGTTGGCACAAATTAAGGTAGAAAATTTAGAACTATACCGGGTACTAATTGTGGGTGCGGGAAAAATGTCTCGTCTACTGGTACAACATTTGATTTCTAAGGGCGCATCCCATATTAGTATTGTTAATCGCTCCCGGGAACGAGCAGCAGAACTGGCTAAACAGTTTCCAGAGGTGACTATTCACATTCATCTCCTCCCAGAAATGATGTCTGTTATTTCTCATAGTGATTTAGTCTTTACTAGCACTTCCTCCACAGAACCAATTATCAACCGCTCTAAATTAGAAATGGTTTTAGACCCTAACCATTCTCTCATGTTGTTTGATATCTCCGTACCTCGCAATGTGGACTCGGATGTAAATTGTTTAAATAATGTCCAGGTTTTTAATGTGGATGACTTAAAAGCAGTGGTAGCTCAAAACTACGAAAGTCGTCGCAAAATGGCCCAAGAAGCTGAAAAAATCTTGGACGAAGAGGTGGAGTCTTTTGATATCTGGTGGCGCAGTTTGGAAACTGTCTCTACTATCAGTTCTTTGAGAAATAAAATCGAACACATCCGCGAACAAGAATTACAAAAGGCTCTTTCCCGATTGGGTTCGGAATTTGGCGAAAAACATCAGGAAGTAATTGAAGCCCTGACTAGGGGAATAGTTAATAAAATATTACATGACCCTATGGTACAATTACGATCACAACAGGACATAGAAGCCCGACGTAACTGTATGCGAACTTTACAAATGTTATTTAATTTGGATACGGAGGAGCAATTCAGCTAG
- a CDS encoding S8 family serine peptidase — MINNNQPVVLQRGGEELILIKSTERFTIRFHADLSKEELSRISWGKWQRTIPRAKLELFTVAPDQIEASMFQARSDQRVVFASHVYQLQDNPSTYVYLGDQITIQFAAGLDNDKTSVITSSLNLTEDQPIADLPNTFIFLVSKHSPHNPLKIANQLQILPEVLAAEPNVFIQQETHYRPSDSLYPQQWYLNHNGGNQLAISSHICVEQAWDITRGIRSVVVAVVDDSFDLNHPDLQGVGKIVAPRDLKEKDFLPLPGEQETSHGTACAGLAVAEENGQGIVGVAPGCALMPIRTTGYLDDESIEDIFNWALKYNASVISCSWGASAVYFPLSLRQKAAITRAATQGRNGKGCVILFAAGNANRPISGTIDEKNWPKDLLKGKTKWLSGFAIHPDVIAVSASTSLNKKAAYSNWGENISVCAPSNNAPPGMWFQESGFVYTQPTISTTIDGLGMLTTDQIGKAGYNPGNFTNNFGGTSSATPVVAGVAALMLSANPDLTAQQVNRILQETTDKIVDPQPDPQLGLQGGTYNSNGHCLWFGYGKVNAAKAVRAAQKLRGNGLVANKLIRGENKNQVTIPDGQKQGVRTTIVVPQNIIINDIRIAVNISHDFLGDLEIYLIPPNGQSLLLQSRTLGRQTRLEKTYTVSSQPVLKQLLNSSAKGNWQLHVVDCSPQDMGKLNGWELLIGYGD; from the coding sequence ATGATCAACAATAACCAACCAGTAGTTTTACAACGTGGAGGAGAAGAGTTGATTCTCATAAAATCCACGGAACGCTTCACCATTCGTTTCCATGCTGACCTAAGCAAGGAGGAATTATCTAGGATCTCCTGGGGAAAATGGCAGCGTACCATCCCCAGAGCTAAGTTGGAATTGTTCACTGTTGCACCGGATCAGATAGAAGCGTCTATGTTCCAGGCTAGATCCGATCAAAGAGTAGTTTTTGCCAGTCATGTTTATCAATTGCAGGATAACCCTAGCACCTATGTCTATTTGGGTGATCAGATAACAATTCAATTTGCTGCTGGGTTAGATAATGATAAAACTAGTGTTATAACATCTTCACTTAATCTAACTGAAGACCAACCCATAGCTGATTTACCCAATACCTTTATATTTTTAGTCAGCAAACATTCCCCACATAATCCTCTAAAAATTGCCAACCAACTACAAATCCTGCCAGAAGTCTTAGCAGCAGAACCAAACGTTTTTATTCAACAAGAAACCCATTACAGACCCAGCGATTCTCTCTATCCTCAACAGTGGTATCTCAATCACAATGGTGGAAATCAACTGGCGATCAGTTCACACATTTGTGTAGAGCAAGCTTGGGATATAACTCGTGGGATACGTTCAGTGGTAGTCGCAGTTGTGGATGACTCCTTTGATTTGAACCACCCAGATTTACAAGGAGTGGGTAAAATTGTTGCTCCCAGAGATTTGAAAGAAAAAGACTTTTTACCCCTACCAGGAGAGCAAGAAACTAGTCATGGTACTGCTTGTGCTGGACTAGCAGTTGCTGAAGAAAATGGACAGGGTATTGTTGGTGTGGCCCCCGGTTGTGCCCTCATGCCAATTCGTACAACTGGATATTTGGATGATGAATCAATTGAGGACATATTCAACTGGGCATTAAAATACAATGCCAGTGTTATCTCCTGTAGCTGGGGAGCATCTGCGGTTTATTTTCCCTTATCTTTACGCCAAAAAGCAGCAATTACCCGTGCTGCAACCCAGGGACGGAATGGAAAAGGATGTGTAATTCTTTTTGCAGCAGGTAATGCTAACCGTCCCATTAGTGGTACAATAGACGAGAAGAATTGGCCTAAGGATCTGTTAAAAGGCAAAACCAAGTGGTTAAGTGGTTTTGCTATTCATCCCGATGTAATTGCCGTTTCTGCATCTACAAGTTTAAATAAAAAAGCCGCCTACAGCAATTGGGGAGAGAATATTTCTGTTTGCGCTCCTAGTAATAATGCTCCTCCGGGAATGTGGTTTCAAGAAAGTGGTTTTGTTTACACCCAACCGACTATTTCAACAACTATAGATGGCCTGGGAATGTTGACAACAGATCAAATAGGGAAAGCGGGTTACAATCCTGGAAACTTCACTAATAATTTTGGTGGAACTTCTAGTGCTACCCCTGTGGTTGCTGGAGTAGCAGCATTAATGTTATCAGCCAATCCGGATTTAACCGCTCAACAAGTCAACCGTATTTTACAAGAAACCACTGATAAAATTGTTGATCCACAACCAGATCCCCAATTGGGTTTGCAGGGAGGTACTTATAATAGCAATGGTCATTGCTTGTGGTTTGGTTATGGTAAGGTGAATGCAGCTAAAGCAGTAAGAGCAGCCCAAAAATTACGAGGGAATGGATTGGTTGCCAATAAATTGATCAGGGGTGAAAATAAAAATCAGGTTACTATTCCCGATGGGCAAAAACAAGGAGTGAGAACTACAATTGTGGTCCCTCAAAATATTATTATTAATGATATTAGAATTGCCGTGAATATTAGCCATGATTTTTTGGGAGATCTAGAAATTTATTTGATTCCCCCTAACGGTCAGTCTTTGTTATTGCAAAGTCGCACTTTAGGAAGACAAACCCGTTTAGAAAAAACCTATACAGTTAGTTCCCAACCAGTTCTCAAACAGCTGCTGAATTCATCAGCTAAGGGAAATTGGCAGTTACATGTTGTTGACTGTTCTCCCCAGGATATGGGTAAACTTAATGGTTGGGAATTACTGATTGGTTATGGGGATTAG
- a CDS encoding lysophospholipid acyltransferase family protein gives MKESHSASTSFAGQSPNICLDPPFSHTRSWISPWLTPLAYWLGYNLVIPWFFGRIDVAGQQHIPTKGAVILAPTHRSRWDPLLLAYAAGRYITGRDLRFMVMSSECRGIQGWFILSMGGFAVNLQRPGIRSLRHAIDLILGGEMLVIYPEGGIFRDGKIHPLKSGIARLSINAQSLDPNLDIKIIPVAINYDRPYPNWGTKVKIRIGEPVKVMDYMHGCLKQNAKYLTRDLRSKLEKVGDSQPDFSLGTNCLTNS, from the coding sequence ATGAAGGAATCTCACTCTGCTTCTACCAGTTTCGCGGGTCAGTCTCCAAATATTTGCTTAGATCCTCCCTTTTCCCACACTAGGTCTTGGATTTCTCCCTGGTTAACTCCCTTGGCCTATTGGTTAGGATATAATTTGGTTATACCCTGGTTTTTTGGTCGTATTGATGTTGCAGGTCAACAACATATTCCCACCAAAGGTGCAGTGATTTTAGCACCTACACACCGTTCTCGTTGGGATCCCCTGCTTTTAGCTTATGCTGCGGGGCGTTATATCACCGGACGGGATCTGAGATTTATGGTGATGAGTAGTGAATGTCGAGGGATACAGGGTTGGTTTATTCTCAGTATGGGTGGTTTTGCTGTCAATCTTCAACGTCCTGGGATCAGATCTCTACGTCATGCTATAGATTTAATTTTAGGGGGAGAAATGTTAGTTATTTATCCTGAGGGTGGAATTTTTCGAGATGGTAAGATTCATCCCTTAAAATCCGGTATAGCTCGTTTGTCTATAAATGCTCAATCTCTAGATCCTAATTTAGATATCAAGATTATACCTGTTGCTATTAATTACGATCGACCCTACCCTAATTGGGGAACAAAAGTCAAAATTCGTATTGGTGAACCAGTTAAAGTTATGGACTATATGCATGGTTGTTTAAAACAGAATGCTAAATATTTAACTAGGGATTTAAGAAGTAAATTAGAAAAAGTTGGTGATTCCCAACCAGATTTCTCTTTAGGAACTAATTGTTTAACCAACTCCTAA
- a CDS encoding BolA family protein: protein MITPQQVEQMIKGELPDAQVQVQDLTGGGDHYQVTVVSSQFAGKGLVQQHRIVYDALKQAMSTEAIHALALKTSAP from the coding sequence ATGATAACTCCCCAACAGGTTGAACAAATGATTAAAGGAGAACTACCGGATGCACAAGTGCAAGTGCAAGACCTAACCGGTGGTGGAGACCACTATCAAGTAACAGTGGTTTCATCCCAGTTTGCGGGTAAAGGACTTGTACAACAACATCGGATAGTTTATGATGCTTTAAAACAAGCTATGTCAACCGAGGCGATTCACGCTTTGGCTTTGAAAACATCTGCTCCCTAG
- a CDS encoding rhodanese-like domain-containing protein, with protein sequence MEISGKEELQALDASQVKELLESQRVHLIDVREQEEFMGEHIPGSQLLPLSKLEPEKISLLTGKKIVIYCHSGNRSQQAAHRLIEFGFRDFSQLEGGISAWKKSGYVTNRNKNAPISIMRQVQIVAGTLVVTGTVLGVLVSPWFLILSGFVGSGLVFAGLTNTCAMAMLLKKLPYNQRG encoded by the coding sequence ATGGAGATTTCAGGTAAAGAAGAATTACAAGCATTAGATGCTTCACAGGTGAAAGAATTGTTAGAAAGCCAAAGAGTACATTTGATAGATGTGAGAGAGCAGGAAGAATTTATGGGTGAGCATATTCCCGGTTCTCAACTTTTACCTCTATCAAAATTGGAGCCAGAAAAAATATCCTTATTAACTGGCAAAAAGATAGTTATTTATTGCCATTCAGGAAATAGATCCCAACAAGCTGCTCATAGATTAATAGAATTTGGATTTAGGGATTTCAGTCAATTGGAGGGAGGAATTAGTGCTTGGAAAAAGTCAGGGTATGTAACTAATAGGAATAAAAATGCTCCTATAAGTATAATGAGACAGGTGCAAATAGTGGCAGGAACTTTGGTAGTTACTGGGACAGTTTTAGGAGTTTTGGTTTCTCCTTGGTTTTTAATTTTAAGTGGTTTTGTAGGGAGTGGTTTGGTATTTGCTGGGTTAACTAATACTTGTGCCATGGCTATGCTATTGAAGAAATTGCCCTATAACCAAAGAGGTTGA